Proteins encoded in a region of the [Chlorobium] sp. 445 genome:
- a CDS encoding uracil phosphoribosyltransferase → MKLTVIDHALLKCDLTVLRNRHTPKELFRTSLERLAEVMAVEICAKLPLETFSVETPLETTTGFRLKEKFLLVPVLRAGLGMQSGFLKFLPEATVSHIGVSRDHITHEPHFYYSNIPENISELHGLVLDPMLATGGSATMAVKLLKEKGAKNLSLVSVVAAPEGVKRFSEAHPDVHIYAAVLDRELNANKYILPGLGDAGDRLFGT, encoded by the coding sequence ATGAAACTCACCGTCATTGACCATGCGTTACTGAAGTGTGATCTAACCGTATTGCGCAATAGACATACCCCAAAGGAACTCTTCCGTACATCGCTAGAACGCCTTGCTGAAGTCATGGCAGTCGAGATTTGTGCAAAGTTGCCACTAGAGACCTTTTCAGTAGAGACCCCGCTGGAGACAACAACAGGCTTTCGCTTAAAAGAAAAATTTCTGCTCGTGCCTGTCCTGCGTGCCGGATTGGGTATGCAGTCGGGATTTCTAAAGTTTCTGCCAGAAGCAACAGTGTCGCACATCGGTGTCTCGCGTGACCACATCACGCATGAACCACATTTCTACTACTCTAACATTCCCGAAAATATTTCTGAATTGCATGGCTTAGTGCTCGATCCCATGCTTGCAACAGGCGGAAGCGCTACAATGGCGGTAAAACTACTCAAAGAAAAAGGCGCGAAAAATTTGTCACTCGTCTCCGTGGTGGCGGCGCCTGAAGGTGTTAAACGCTTTAGCGAGGCGCATCCTGATGTGCATATCTACGCAGCGGTACTTGACCGCGAACTCAACGCAAATAAATACATTTTGCCCGGACTTGGCGATGCAGGCGATAGACTATTTGGCACCTAG